One segment of Oxobacter pfennigii DNA contains the following:
- a CDS encoding polysaccharide biosynthesis protein: MDVIRNFKISVLVLLDIILINLSIVIGLFLRFSLDEHYLQIPVYYMTRYYNTAVVITAIFIVIFYIFRLYSSLWRYASVNEIVSIFFATVIATILSYIYGITFNVYLPRSIYIISWMLIMLSVGGIRFSNRIFWMAYFYNKKERSAFKNILIVGAGASGAKVVKEMQKNKELGYYPVGIIDDDKYKQGKYINNVQVLGNRNDIEKIVKQKWVDEIIIAMPSASQSEIKGIIDICKNVKCKVRIQPGVNYLLDTDSPLGSIRDIDIEDLLGRAPVMLDIDNIADYLNNKTVLVTGGGGSIGSELCRQIAKFSPDTLLVLDIYENNVYDLQNELDKLNVGFKIKVLIGSVRDKQRVDEIFSTYRPDVVFHAAAHKHVPLMEDNPLEAVKNNIYGTLNMVECAHKYGTKRFVMISTDKAVNPTNVMGATKRVCEMIIQAIDQISNTEFVAVRFGNVLGSNGSVIPLFKKQIQSGGPITVTHPEINRFFMTIPEAAQLVIQAGAMAKGGEIFVLDMGQPVKIVDLARDLIKLSGLEPEKDIKIVFTGLRPGEKLYEEVLMAEEGLNKTAHEKIMVGTLSNIDYYALLSKLEDFETIINKNPKEVKQALMDIVPTYHTIES; this comes from the coding sequence TTGGACGTAATCAGAAATTTTAAAATATCAGTACTGGTTTTACTTGATATTATATTAATAAATCTCTCTATAGTTATAGGGTTGTTTCTTAGATTTTCTCTGGATGAACACTACCTTCAAATACCCGTCTATTACATGACGCGTTATTACAATACTGCTGTGGTTATAACAGCAATTTTTATTGTGATTTTTTATATTTTCAGGCTGTATTCCAGCCTCTGGCGTTATGCCAGCGTAAATGAAATAGTTTCAATATTTTTTGCCACGGTTATAGCCACAATACTAAGCTACATATATGGTATAACCTTTAATGTTTATCTTCCGAGGAGCATATACATAATATCCTGGATGCTTATCATGCTGTCGGTGGGAGGTATAAGATTTTCAAACAGGATATTCTGGATGGCTTATTTCTATAATAAGAAGGAGCGATCAGCATTTAAGAATATACTCATTGTAGGAGCAGGCGCATCCGGAGCCAAAGTTGTTAAGGAAATGCAAAAGAACAAAGAGCTGGGATATTACCCTGTAGGCATTATAGATGATGATAAATATAAGCAGGGGAAATACATAAACAATGTGCAAGTATTAGGAAACAGAAACGATATTGAAAAAATAGTAAAACAAAAATGGGTGGACGAGATAATTATAGCTATGCCTTCGGCTTCACAGTCCGAAATCAAGGGCATAATCGATATATGTAAAAACGTTAAATGCAAAGTCAGGATACAGCCGGGAGTCAACTATCTTTTAGATACCGACTCACCATTAGGAAGCATAAGAGATATTGATATAGAGGATTTGCTGGGCAGAGCTCCGGTTATGCTTGATATAGACAATATAGCAGATTATCTTAATAATAAAACTGTACTTGTAACGGGCGGAGGCGGTTCCATTGGCTCGGAACTGTGCAGGCAGATTGCAAAATTCTCTCCCGATACCTTGCTTGTTTTGGACATTTACGAAAACAATGTCTATGATTTACAAAACGAACTGGATAAATTAAATGTTGGCTTTAAAATTAAGGTGCTGATTGGCTCGGTAAGGGATAAACAGAGAGTGGATGAAATATTCAGTACATATAGGCCTGATGTTGTATTTCACGCTGCAGCCCATAAGCACGTCCCCTTGATGGAGGACAATCCTTTGGAAGCGGTTAAAAACAATATTTACGGTACTTTGAATATGGTTGAATGCGCCCACAAATACGGAACCAAAAGATTTGTCATGATATCCACGGACAAAGCCGTAAACCCTACAAATGTAATGGGTGCTACTAAGAGGGTATGTGAAATGATAATACAGGCCATTGATCAAATAAGCAATACCGAATTCGTTGCCGTAAGGTTTGGAAATGTTTTAGGCAGCAACGGTTCTGTTATTCCGTTGTTCAAAAAGCAGATTCAAAGCGGAGGGCCCATTACCGTAACCCATCCTGAAATAAACAGGTTTTTTATGACCATACCCGAGGCCGCCCAGCTGGTAATTCAAGCGGGAGCGATGGCTAAAGGAGGAGAGATATTTGTCCTTGATATGGGTCAGCCTGTTAAAATAGTTGATCTGGCAAGGGATCTTATAAAGCTTTCAGGTCTTGAGCCTGAAAAGGATATAAAAATAGTATTTACCGGTTTAAGACCGGGGGAAAAGCTATACGAAGAGGTTTTGATGGCAGAAGAGGGCTTGAATAAGACAGCCCACGAGAAGATTATGGTTGGAACCTTATCCAACATCGATTATTATGCATTGCTGTCTAAGCTTGAAGATTTTGAAACCATAATTAATAAAAACCCGAAAGAAGTAAAGCAGGCACTTATGGATATTGTACCTACTTATCATACTATCGAATCATAA